aaaaagaatgaaaataaagtaatacaaaagaaaactacaatgtactaatcaaacatccaaatcctcaaaaaactgatccatgaaaaataactggctttatAACAGctagaaatgacaaaaaaatctgagtatgtataaatgtccatgtactgttaaggtcacaattaaatgcaaaaagaaagaagaaaaaaagaaaaaaaaaagaaaggagaaaaaaatcttaaagaaacgttaaagaattcttttagttggagttcaaaatattctcagcatctcttctcagcagttttcGATGGGGCCAGCTGGAGTGTGACGCCCCTccctctggattgctggagtgagagGCAATCCTGTAGGAGGAATTCCTGGAagcagttttagggttaggtgggctccaggctctttgctgaataccaattggtctggagattttaaatcagtgcacctccagCGCCCAGTAATTGCTGATCCACGCGGGAAGACTGTGccccagggatctcccctgggttccactcgtGTGGTGctggagccaattcttagtccctTACATCACCTGCAGACCCCACGTTTCCTGATCtagggttcagtctccaaacaatCTCTCCCATCTCCGCCATTCCAAGTTCTCGGCCAGATGCATCTCTCCTAGCCAGTCCTGCAGGTAGCtgagtgggagggggaggggttgTGGGTTTCCACAACCAGTTGTCCCCtctgtaaacctctctccatgtttgattttctcctggtcacttaagcacacttTATGGTGTGCAGTGTGTATTTACTGAGCCTACAATTTTGGACCAAACTCAGGTTTGCCAGGAGTTGTCTCCCTCAGGTGCCGGCCCCCAAGCCATGGCTGCAAAACAGTTCCATCTCTCGTCCTCCGCACACTACCTGGAGAGAGGGTGGCTTCTTTCCCTCACAAAGATATTGTGCAGTGCGCCTTTCAGTTTAATCACTCAGTGTCCTTGATCTCTAGATGCTCTGTACCCAGACATGCCTCAGGTCTCCTAAAAATGGGGGTTCTTTTAATTCCCTTATCTGTTCACTTTGCTCTTGAAGGACCACTTTGGTTGGTGCTTCTGGACCAGCCATGGCAGTggttgtgttgctggggatttcttccttattttattatatccaacctcccgAGTCTCTGATCTGTTTTGAATGCACAGTTTTAAGTTCCACCCCCCATCCCTTTTGGTTACTCACCTTTCTGAGAAACTGCCTGTTTTCTTGGTTTCACTCTACAGAACGGCCAGGAAAGCGATATCCTCTCATCTACCGTCTTGAAAAATTCCTGCAGATTAATTTAACAAGTCTGGAGTAGGTGGTCTGGTCTGGGTGTTGGTCTGGTGGCTTGGCGATGTCGTTGTCAAGGATTTACCCAATGGTAAGTTGCACCTCATAGTCTCAAGATGGCTGCCAGAGTACCAGCACCACATTCTTGCACTTGCAAGAACCTGTGAATGAAAGAAATGGGGGAAGGGTAATATGGCAGGATAAAATGGGACCATCTTTTAGACTCCATCTGGACTTGGTGGTAGACTGTGGGGACATCTTGAATGACTACCACCTGACCAGGAATTAAAATTAGAGGCCTTGGTCATGCCAACCAGAGATTAGGAGACTGGAAGGTTTGCAACCAAAGAATTCCTTAGGAAAACACTGTCTCTCTAGGTATTAGGTGTTTCAGCGACTTGGAATGGCCAGTACATTGTGTATGAGGACATCAGGCCATGGAAAAATTCTCATGTACTAGAAATATGCTGTTTTACCTGAGTGACATTCAGATGTCCTCTGGAGATTCACTGTGTTGGGAGCGGTGGAGTCCATTTGGGCTCTGGATGAGGGAGGAACATGGCTAGAGGATTATCGTCTAGTTGACCCAGGTGCCAGGGAGGACGTGATATGTGATCTGAGATTTGAATGGGAAGTTGGCCAAGAGGGCAAGAGAGGACTCCAAAGAGAGAGGCTAGGAGGGCCCAGGGTATCTGACTAATCTGGTAAACTGCATAAGGTTCATGAGACAAAAAGTGAATCAGGGGCTAGGACTGGGGTCTGTGACGAGCCAAGGGAGTTTGGTTTTCCCCTGAAACTATTGAGACACTGAAATGTTGTAACTCAATTAGATCAACAGTCTGGGGAACTGCCACGATCATGAGGCAGAAATTTCCTGGTATTCCTACCatgcctttcttcttcctcctgtgCACACAGCTGGACTGCATTTCTCAGCTTCTTTTACAGACAGATGAAACCACAGGACCAAGTTCTAGCCCATCAAGAATGGCTGGGAAGGGTATTTGCTCTTTCTAGGCCTTGCTCATAGCAATATTCTCTTTCCCTATGGCCTAGCAAAGATCCAAAGATCCCAGTAGTGGATCTCCAGGATGGAAGTAGCCCGACTCCCTGAGTCACCGTTTGGTGGACGGCCTGCTATGGATTGTTGTGTGAACAATGGAATCACTTTTTATTATGTTAAGGCATTAATGTTGAGGGGGATATTTGTTATAGCAGTTAGTTTAGCCTAATATGAACCATAACAATGGCTACTGTTTATTGGGTTCTTGTTCTGAATTTGTTGGGGTCTGTACtaaatgcattttctcatttcagCCACAAACAGACCTCTGCATTGTTAGTCCAcctttatagaagaggaaattgagaCTGACAGAGCAGATAGCAAGTGAAGGGCAGAGCATTCTGATCCCCCCAGTCTGGACTGTTAAGTTGTACCCTGCTGGCTTTCAGTAtgaaacagataaatgaaaattggGTGAGACACGGAGACCAGCTGAGGAGTTATAATGATGCTTGCAGGGAGCTCCTAGTTGTGAGATGAGGAAGCTGGCAGGTTACTGTAGATATTGATCGAGAGGATGAACTGAGGAGTCCAGTGCAGGCGTGTGATGAATGTTAATTCGGTTTTCAGAGCAAGAAGTGACAAAGGCCTGGGTGAAAACAGGAGAGGATTGTTCTGGAAGCCCCAGTGGAAGGGCCTGGGCAAAGGATGCAGGAGACGGGGGTGTGGAAGGAAGCCTGAGAACCTTTCGTACAGTGTCTGTGGGCTGGGCGGAGGGAGAGAACAGACTCAAGATATCTGTAAGACAGCAGGTCCTGAAATTTGTAGGATGCACAGATGTTCAAGGGAGGCCCTGAGCCCTGGGGTTCCTGGCTGACAAGGGGGCCAACAGACTGTCAAACCCTTGTCCACTTCTGTCCCGAAGCAGATACTTTGAATCCACACAACCATGGACGAATTCTTTAGCTTCTTTGTGTTGCATTTTTATCATCTGAAGATGGGGATAATGAGTAACGGACATATCTCCTAGGACATGGTGAATGGAGGCAGCCGGCTTAGCATGGGTTTCCTACGTAGTGAGCCATCCATGATGGAAACAATTATCATAAAATTCCCTTACGCTAACCTCATTTCTCCAACTCTCTCTCATCCGCACACTCAGACAATAGCTATGAACACAAAGCGAAATCTTTGCCTTTCTTGTTTATGGCTTCATTTCCAGCCAACTTGGAAGAGCGACAATTTAGGTATTTATTGGATAAATGGGTAAGGAAACACATATCACgttgttttctctctccctctccccatccatcatccatcatccatcatccatccatccatccatccatccatccaaggTAATGGAATCTAGAGGCTTAGCCTACAAAGTAGTTTTTCTTTCCAACAGAGGCAAACTATgcacaacataaaatttaccttcaTAACCATTTCCAAGTGTACAGCTTAGAGACATTAAGTTCATTCACAGAGCTTTGCAGCCATCTCTATCATCCAACTCCAAAATACTTTTATCTTCCCAGACAGAAACTCAGTACCCGTTAGACATGAACACCCCATACTCTCTCCCCTCCAGGACCTGGGAACCATCATTCCACTCTTTGTACCTATAAAGTGACTATTCTAGGTGCCTTATAAAAGTTGAATCACAATGTCCTTTTATGACGGCCCATAAGTTAACAATCATAAAAGATTGTAAAATGAGAAATTCATTTTACCCCTACCTTATGGACTTGTTGTGaggttaaaatgaggtcatgcCTTCAGGTCCTTAACTCAGCATTTAGCACATAGAAAGTACTCCATAAATAGTAATGATACCTAACTACGGATTTTAAATTAATGGATACTGGTATTTTGAtatcatttttattagtatattctcaatggatgaatgaatatggGTATTGTGCTTATCATGGGTCTGGCACTGTCCTGAGCAGTTATCAGACACTAACTTGTTTGAACCTCATCAGGACTCTACAATATTGGTCATCTCTCTCTATTAtccagagatttaaaaatgaaggtacagagaggttaagcaacatGCTCAAGGTTACAGAGGAGTTCCtgcagagctgggatttaaatCCAGGCcgtgtgggctgggctggggctcagtggagtGTGTGCCCACGGGCACGGgcacgaggccttgggttcaaccccagcacctcaGGGGGAAACAGAACACAGCAGAAAGGTCCAGGCTGCCTGTTTTCAAAGTCCACGTGTTTTACCACTGCACTACAGTGCCACCTGTCTCCACTGCCTCGTTTATACACTCGGTGTGGGATCAGGCTGTGAGGGGAGCGCAGGGGTCCAGGCCTCAGGTAGAAGATGTCCATGCGAATCGTGGAAAAATGATTGAAGGGGAGTCTGTCACTTAGCAAGTGCGGCTCCCCATCTGTGGGGCCTCTTCGCGCTATTTACATAAGCTTGTTGCCTTTGGAGGCGGGGGACTGGGTGCTGGGCCCCTCCATCTCCTACAGAGCAGGGCCTGGAGCCAGAGCCTCCGATGATGCAAGCAAGCCAGCACCCGGCGCTCAGCACCTTTGCCCTGCTTGGCAGGAAGCCTAGCAATCCTTgaccccccaccccgccccgtcCTGGGGAGATAAAAAAAAgtttcctctctgggcctcagggccACCTCCCGCCCAGGCTTTATTGCTCTTTTGACACCTTCAGTGAGCTTCTGCCACCCTTTAAAAGAGGCAGAGCCTGTAGCGGGATCAGAGGACCTGGTCCCCAAGCTAAGCGTGCGGGGACAGCAGTTACGGCTTCCAGCAGCTCTGGCACggcccaggccctgggctgtTTCTCACTGATGTCTGGAGAGGTGAGCGCAGGCCACATCTTCTGCCCCAGCCCGGCGGGTGAGGGGGGGCTGAGAGGGCATTCCAGGTTGGGGGCAGAGGCCTCTGGCTGTCCTCCCACCCGtacctcctctcccctctcccctatGGCAGGCACCTATGTGTGACACTGAGCTTGGTGGTGGCAAGGTTAAGCAGCTGAGCATGAGCGTCAGGTGTCGCATGTCCTGGTTCGAGCGGTTTGTGCAGCCCTGCCTGGTGGAGCTGCTGGGCTCTGCCCTCTTCATCTTCATCGGGTGCCTGTCGGTCATCGAGAATGGGCCAGACACCGGGCGGCTGCAGCCGGCCCTGGCCCACGGGCTGGCCTTGGGGCTCATCATCGCTATACTGGGGAACATCAGGTGAGACCAAGGCTGAGCCTTCAGCTTGGGGCTGACTTGGGGAGCTGGGGGTAAGGTGGGGAGCAAAGCTCTTGGCAGGGACCCTTGGGGGTGTGGCACACGCTCAGGGTGCTGCGGAACGTGTAGGCCGGAGGTCAGACCACCTGGCCCATCTTGGCTGTGCAGACCACAAACCCCGTGGCTTCAGGCAAGTCTCTGAAACCAAAGTTCCCCACCTATCAAATGggaataatatacttttaaaatgatttttcaagcCAACATTATATATGGCTAACCATGTACTGGCACTATCCTAAGCACTTTGCAGATACtgatcatttaatcctcatggtGACCTTGTGGGACAGGTCCCCCATTTTACATCTGGGCAAGAGAAAGGCCCCGTAACCTGTCCAAGGCTGCAGGGCTGGAAAGCGGTGCAGCCAGGAGTCGAGGCTAAGCTGTCCAGCTCCAGCGCCCAAACCCACAGGCCTCCTGAGGGGAACATGAGGGGCTTGTCATACCTGGGGCTGTGTCAACCCTGATTGCTGTGTCACTGTTACTATTAGGAGGTGGGCTAGTACTGGGGTACACAGGTGCCTGCGGGGGTCctggggggagggcagggagcagggaggtggCCCGTTGCCTAGTTCTCATCTGGATGGGGCTCCCTGGGGAGGTCTGAGGGTGGGGCGTTCCCTGGGGAGTCATCTGTAGTGACAGCTGTCTCCCAAAGGACACCTGGCAGGGTGATTTGGGACAGGTTGGTCTGTATTTAATTTCATTCAAGAAATAGATCTGAGTGAGGAAATTGAAATATAGTTTCTGGGGAGaccagaaaggaaagagaaatttaatACCTTTGTAAATGTCCGTGGGAAGCTGAAGGTGGAAGAGCACCTGATCTCTCAGTAGGTACACCTGGGGTTGAATAGAAGAACTTCTGTCACTTCTTAGCTGGGTGACCAGGGCCAGTCACTAACTTCTCTGTGTGCAGCGCTGTACGTGTGGATAATCATTACAGCTGATGTTCATTGAGCACCAACTCCATAGACAGTGCAGGGTGCTAGACACATGTGAATTCATTATGTCTTTGCAACAGCCTTATCAGGGAGAGATTATCGAGGCACTGAGAGGTTATgtaacttgctcaaggccacacagctcttcagcagagctagggagtgaacccaggccaggccagctggGAACATCTCTCAGGCCCTGCAGCAGATCATATTTGTAGTACTGACCTTTTATTCAATCACTGgtgtttttcaaagaatatttattcaGCCGTTCCTGTGGACCAGGTACGGACTTTGAGGTTGTTGACCGGAGCCAAGATAAGGTGTGTAAAGCAGCCGGCACGGTACTTGTCATGTAgtgagtgttcaataaatatttgccaagTGAGCAATGACTGAAGGAACTAAGAAAGTGTCTTGCTTAGTTCACAGTCAAGGAGTATAAACTTGGTCCAGGGAGCACGTGTGGCCCTCAGGTGCCCAGGCCTGTCCCGATGGAGCCTTGCTCTCTGTGACAGCTTCTCTTCCGGCCATTTGGACCAGCTGCCAAGATAGAAGGGGAGCTGATGGCCTGGGAGGGGTCTGACTCTTTCACCCCCATCTGACTCAAGCCAAGTGGGCCAGGGGGGCCCCTCTTCCCAACTTACATCTGAGCATCTGCTGGTGCTTCTGCATTGGAAGCTCCTGGGGGCCTGGGGGTCAGGCTGGGCCACACTGGGGAGATACGTTGGGGGCAGCTGGTGTTGAGGCACCAGGGTGCTGGACAGAGTCCTTTTGTCCAGAGCCAATGTCCTTGTCCAGCCTCAGCTCAATGCCCTGGGTCCACTGGGGAGTAGGCAGGCCTGCTGGTGGCTCTTAATATTTGAGGGACACTTTGACTCTTGTGTGACATGGGTGGGGTCTTGGGGCCACTTTCCCTCTTAGGGGAGGTTCCATTCCTGGGGACCTGAGGGATTTAATGGGTCAAACTCTGGGATTAGTTCCTTCTTAGAGTGGGCAGTCAACCAGACTTGCCCTTTGACCCTGACTTGTCCATCTCTCACCCACATCCCAAACTCCCTGTTCCTAACCTGATTGTAAACCTCTAACCCCTCCCCAATCCTCAGTGCCATTTCCAGCCTGAACTAATCTTGATTTTATACTCATTACACTGCAGACCAAACCTAAGGTTTATCTTGGCTGAACAGGTCAACCATGTGCTCTTATTCAGGCCCTGGCCACTTACAAGGGGAAGCCAGGGTCCCTCTCTTGGGCTGTTGATTTGGAGTCGCCTCTCAGTCTGACCTGTGGCCACGTGTTGGAATGGCCCTGATGGAGCCTAGGAATCCCTACATGTTCTTCCTCTAGGCCCTCCTGGGGCTGGCTGAGGGGcagctcctcccctcccacctctcctgacCCCTCTCCCTAGCATCTGGCACctcagggaaagggaagagattTGGGGTACTTGTCTTTGGGTCAGGGCCTGGACTGACTCTGGCCCTGGGAAGCCAGCCTGAGGGACTGGCAGGGACATATCTCCCCGGTGGCAGCCTGTGGTCAGCCCTGGACCTTGGTCTcatgatttcttctgcttttgtgGTGTACAGTGGTGGACACTTCAACCCTGCGGTGTCGCTGGCGGCCATGCTGATTGGAGGCCTCAACGTGATCATGCTTCTTCCCTACTGGCTATCTCAGCTGTGTGGGGGGCTGATTGGGGCCGCCTTGGCCAAGGTAGGTGATGCCCAAGGGGGCTGGGCTGGCTGGGATGACTCCTGTGGGGCTGCTGGAGGGGTGCAGGGGTGAGGGAGTTTGGAAATGTCCAATTCTCTGTTTATGTCTGTCAGTGGAATTGAGTGGCCCTTTTCTTCTGGAGCAGGGGACACTCCATGGACCTTTGGCTCCCTCTAAACCTACCCTCTTCCATTCATATGTGGTCACAGCTCTTCCCTGGACAGATCAGGAAGCAAATTCATGGCTTGACATTTCTCTTTCTGAGCCTATTTCTGGCTTTGGAATGGATTTGGATGGTTCTAGtggtttttaaatccattcactTCTCAATTCTATACATTTCTCACAAAGCTCTGGATGAGGACATAGGATAAATATGGTTATCTTCCTGGAGAAATTCCTGAGTGAATGCCTCTGTGTTCTTCAGGAATCAATACTcaatttatgtttaaaactctCCCATCCAGCTGGGTGccttcctgaaatcccagcaactggagaggctgaggcaggaggatcccaaggtgAGGttagctttagcaacttagtgagactctatgcaacttagtgagaacctgtctcaaaataagaaaataaaaagggctggggatggagctctcTGATTAAACAACCGtaggtttaattcctggtaccaaaaataaataaataataaaaaatcctcCCATTCAATCAAtctagcttttccttttctttcgtgctggggatggagttcGGGGGCTTGGGCATGCCACGCAAGTGTGCTACCAATGAGCCACCCTATAGCCTGAACCCCAGGACTTGTACAGCTCTACACAGAGCTCCGGGGtgggctcctctcctctcccttcttttgCCCATGAGTCTGTTCAGCCAGAGGGTCTTAAAGGTGTGGACTtgcgtggtgtgtgtgtgggtgtgctgGGGAGGATGGGAGACCTTTTAGCGTAGCCCAGTCCAGACTTTGGGTTCGAGTCCCGTGTTTTGCTCTCTTCccctgccctggcctctgcctgcctCCACAGGAGGCGGCGGCCATTTCTCTGTCTAGAGAGGGCATTCTGGGCCTCCCTGCTCCCAGGGTGGGCAGGCCTGCATCTAGCCCCCTCTGCTTGGCTCCCAGCTTCTCTTCGACCCCCTGTGAGACTGAGTGGCTTCTCTCCACAGGTGGTGAGTCCTGAGGAGAGGTTCTGGAATGCCTCTGGGGCCGCCTTTGTGACAGtccaggagcaggggcaggtgggGGCGGCGCTGGGGGCGGAGATCATCCTGACAGCACTGCTGGCACTGGCCGTGTGCATGGGCGCCATCAATGAGAAGACGCGAGGCTCTCTGGCCCCATTCTGCATTGGCTTCTCTGTCACCGTGGATATCCTGGCAGGGTGAGTGTCCCTCAGCACagacaccaccatgcccagactGGGCAGTGCCTCAGGGGATCGATCAGGCCTGAGGGTCACTCATTAATTGCCAGTAGGGACTACTAGGAAGGTGCGGCAGATGGGGACAATGGGTTGGCTTTGGGCAGCAATAGGGAGTGGTGTGGACTGTGGTAACTAGGAGGCTCTGGGACAAGGTGATCTGGGGTGACCCTTCCAGTTGCATTCAAGGAAAGTCAGAAAAAAGTTCTCTAATGTTTTGTATGGTGAATAACATCCCTGTAGGCTGCAGTCTCAGGCACATAAGGAGCGTCCACACCCACGTCTCTATTTTGGGCCTTTTAGAAATTATGGGAAGGCATTAAGAGACAAAGCTGGGCCAGAGATtactcccattttaaagatgaggcaAACTGAGGTTCAGTGAGGACAGAAGTGACTTATTTAGTGTCATTGGGCAATGGCAAGTCAAGTGACAGATCGAGAACAAGAGCTCACATCTGCTGAAGGGGTTAGGTTCCTTCCTAACCTccaacttcttcctttcttttggacACAGAACCAACTCTAGCCTTTCTCCAGGTAGGGCTAACTGGGATGGTGTGTGTTGAGCAGTGGCGGTACTTTGCTGCCCCCTTGTGGCACTCACTTCACTTGCAAGCTTATTGGATCGACCTTGGCTACTGGGCACAGGAGGGATGAGGGCTTCAGAATCCCAGCCTGAGTGCCTAGGGTAAAGCTGCAGACAGCAGAGCTAGAGAGATGCTCCTGGGGCGTGGTCCCCCAGGATTCTGGGCCCCAGGTGTGGGTGCAAAGGGCCTCAGCTCGGCCAGCTGGATTACAGTCCCCACTGGCACAAGGCTGCTGAGGCACGGGCTCTGTGGGCATTTCCTTACTTACTCCTGCAGACCACCTTTGGAGGGTCCTTCCACTTCACTGGAGACACACAGAGTTCTCCATCCAGCTGGGCTGagagcacagagaggttaaaccGAGGTCACAGCTAGACCTAGCAGGTCCAGGGCAGCGTGACTCCAAACAGATTGACAACAGTCTGGCTTTGCTTTATGGACTTGGAGAGGAATTTGATCTGTTTTTATTTCCTGCAGTAGGAATTCTTTGCCAGTCACTCTTCTAGAAGAGTGAGTGGGGAGTGGCAGGCTGTATGTCCAGATAGGAGCCACGTCTTGGGCTTCTTAGAGCGAACAGTCCTCTGCTTTCCCTGGGATCTGCCTGGGAGCTCCTGATATGGGAGGTTAGAAAGATTTCTGGGTGAG
The sequence above is drawn from the Urocitellus parryii isolate mUroPar1 chromosome 9, mUroPar1.hap1, whole genome shotgun sequence genome and encodes:
- the Aqp8 gene encoding aquaporin-8 — protein: MSGEAPMCDTELGGGKVKQLSMSVRCRMSWFERFVQPCLVELLGSALFIFIGCLSVIENGPDTGRLQPALAHGLALGLIIAILGNISGGHFNPAVSLAAMLIGGLNVIMLLPYWLSQLCGGLIGAALAKVVSPEERFWNASGAAFVTVQEQGQVGAALGAEIILTALLALAVCMGAINEKTRGSLAPFCIGFSVTVDILAGGAISGACMNPARAFGPAVMANHWSFHWIYWLGPLLGGLLVGLLIRLLIGDGKTRLILKGR